One stretch of Punica granatum isolate Tunisia-2019 chromosome 5, ASM765513v2, whole genome shotgun sequence DNA includes these proteins:
- the LOC116208261 gene encoding uncharacterized protein LOC116208261 encodes MKAANTPSLLQHRFHKHALVLQELSKDFSLGCKICSISVKGPAYHCIDCEFFLHKSCAELPPKIQHPSHPQHPLVFSMDASPRFRCYGCRNALRDKCYQCYDCEIDLHVGCAAATLPPPKEEEQEDEQKHEDKNHHEEEMIEHFAHDHRLASFRVDAPNYIECKACGQRISGRVYGCRACIFVLHESCALASREIINHPFHPQHPLTLLVDSETSFRCKVCERYCCSAYNCTECDFNLDMECAVSIVHPPRDDQIFKEDRQEINHFSHPHQLTSFQAKPEFPATCRLCKEGISGDFYCCPDCLLLLHPACAKLTQEIVHPLHPDHPLICQADFHNCSLCSDNTHGFGFKCEECPFGLHVGCALQSISAKKEELILNSELYQEHCMRLRRLTKGYACFLCKWPVVGLGYDCPEAFRTLDSHKTCAQLPGVYPIHPQHPLVLLSERLETIIPCSACLGSEYLMGMTNGFTFYCDDCKIQFHAHCAMRRPSLKHQRHEHSLSYFDTICHKPYRVPCNVCYDDCRIDFYRCVPCNYNLHFSCLPLPPSAKHEFHYHQLVLRDRFVDDLYDYEEQYCDVCETLRHPEHGVYYCEECNYDAHIDCVIPKANLEKRRQMEDIKLKHLDEQIANKVAGAETLKIKMEMAKKEWEMSKEKWETAMKDLEELKEKRRETLSS; translated from the exons ATGAAAGCCGCTAATACCCCCAGCCTTCTTCAGCATCGCTTCCATAAACATGCCCTTGTCCTGCAAGAGCTGAGCAAAGATTTCAGCTTGGGATGCAAGATCTGTAGTATCTCCGTGAAAGGTCCGGCCTACCATTGCATAGACTGCGAGTTCTTCCTCCACAAGTCATGTGCCGAGTTGCCTCCCAAGATTCAACATCCCTCTCATCCACAGCACCCGCTTGTATTCTCCATGGACGCAAGCCCGAGATTTCGCTGTTATGGGTGTCGTAACGCGCTACGTGATAAATGTTATCAATGTTATGACTGTGAAATAGACTTACATGTGGGATGTGCAGCTGCAACTCTCCCTCCTCCTAAGGAAGAAGAGCAGGAGGACGAGCAAAAGCACGAGGACAAGAACCACCATGAGGAGGAGATGATTGAGCACTTTGCTCACGACCATCGTCTTGCATCCTTCCGCGTGGATGCGCCAAATTATATCGAATGCAAGGCATGCGGACAGCGGATCTCCGGTCGTGTTTATGGTTGCCGTGCCTGCATATTCGTGCTGCACGAATCTTGCGCTCTGGCATCCCGAGAGATAATTAATCATCCTTTCCATCCACAGCACCCGCTCACCTTGCTTGTCGATTCCGAGACTAGCTTTCGATGCAAAGTCTGCGAGAGGTACTGTTGCTCTGCATACAACTGTACTGAATGTGATTTCAATCTCGATATGGAATGTGCTGTTTCCATTGTGCATCCTCCTCGAGATGATCAGATTTTTAAGGAGGATAGGCAAGAGATCAATCACTTTTCTCACCCCCACCAACTGACATCTTTTCAAGCAAAACCAGAGTTTCCTGCCACCTGCAGACTTTGCAAGGAAGGGATATCGGGTGATTTTTACTGTTGCCCTGACTGCCTTTTATTGCTCCACCCAGCGTGTGCCAAGTTGACACAAGAGATTGTGCACCCTCTTCATCCGGACCACCCTCTGATCTGCCAAGCAGATTTTCACAATTGCTCTCTCTGCTCTGATAATACTCATGGCTTTGGATTCAAGTGTGAAGAGTGTCCCTTTGGCCTTCATGTGGGATGTGCTCTCCAATCAATCTCTGCTAAGAAAGAGGAATTAATTCTTAACAGTGAGCTTTACCAAGAACACTGCATGAGGCTTCGGCGTCTGACTAAGGGATATGCCTGTTTTCTCTGCAAGTGGCCTGTTGTAGGTCTAGGTTATGACTGTCCAGAAGCTTTCCGCACGCTGGATTCCCATAAAACATGTGCTCAACTACCAGGTGTATACCCTATTCACCCACAACATCCGCTCGTTCTTCTTTCTGAGCGGCTCGAAACAATCATTCCTTGCTCTGCATGTCTTGGAAGTGAATACCTCATGGGGATGACTAATGGATTCACTTTTTACTGTGATGATTGTAAGATCCAGTTCCATGCACATTGTGCTATGAGGAGGCCGTCTCTGAAACATCAGCGTCACGAGCACAGCCTATCCTATTTCGATACGATATGCCACAAGCCATACAGAGTGCCATGCAATGTGTGTTATGATGATTGCAGGATTGACTTCTACCGCTGTGTTCCGTGCAACTATAATCTTCACTTCAGTTGCTTGCCTCTGCCCCCTTCTGCTAAACACGAATTTCATTACCATCAGCTGGTGCTCCGTGATAGATTTGTTGATGACCTTTATGATTATGAGGAGCAATACTGCGACGTGTGTGAGACACTCAGGCACCCGGAACATGGTGTTTATTATTGCGAGGAGTGTAATTATGATGCTCATATCGACTGCGTCATCCCCAAG GCAAATCTCGAGAAAAGGAGACAAATGGAGGACATTAAGCTCAAGCATCTGGATGAACAAATTGCAAATAAAGTAGCGGGGGCAGAGACATTGAAGATAAAAATGGAAATGGCAAAGAAAGAATGGGAAATGTCAAAGGAAAAATGGGAAACAGCAATGAAAGATCTGGAGGAGCTCAAGGAAAAGAGACGAGAGACATTGAGCTCTTGA